In the genome of Paenarthrobacter ureafaciens, the window AGGAAGGTTCTTTCCCACATGGTCTGCGCGGATGGGGAGTTCACGGTGCCCCCTGTCCACCAGGACAGCCAGCCGGACGATGCGGGGGCGCCCGAGGTCCACCAAGGCGTCCAAAGCTGCGCGGATGGTCCGACCCGAGTAGAGGACGTCGTCAATAAGGACAACAACTTTGTTATCGATCCCGGACAGCGGCAGGCGTGTATGGTGCGGGGGTCGGGTGGGCTGGTGCGAGAGGTCGTCGCGGAACATAGTGACATCCAGTTGGCCCACTATTGTTTCGGCGTTGACGGCAGGATCAGCGGCGGCAATCTTATGGGCCAGCCGGACAGCCAGGGGATAACCACGGCTTGGGATACCCAGCAGGACCAGGTCCCGGGATCCCTTGTTGGCTTCAAGGATCTCGTGGGCGATACGAGTGAGCGCACGATCGATATCCGCCTGGTTGAGGACAACCCTGGACGGAACCTGCGCTGAAGTAGCTTCAGTCATCGCTCGTCTCCCCTTTCCCCGCCTCACAGGACGGAATTAAAAAAGGAATATTTGCCTTCCAAAACTATCACAGCCACAGCGCCGGCCACCTGCCGCGTCCGCGGCCATGGGTGAGTTTAAGGTCACACCACAGGCGTGGCATAGGCTCGGACCCATGAGCAGCAACCAACCAGGCCGCCATGATGGACAACGGCCCTATCCCCGGCCGTTCGTGGAGCCCGGGGCCAACCCCACCTGGATCGGCCACATCCAGCCCGGCAACTACCAGCCCGCTCCGGGCAACCCCGCACCGTTGGGAAACCAATCGTGGGCAGTCGCACCCCAAGGCATGCAGCGCCGTTCTGCCGGTTTGCTGCCACTGCTCCTTGTCGGCGGCATCCTGGCCTTCGGCAGCCTTCTCCTGGTTGTTCCGTTCCTCCTGGGCAACACCGGGTTGGCGGGCTTCATCATCGGCTTCATCGCATCGCTGATTCCGCTGTCCATAGTCCTGCTGACGGTCCGGTGGATCGACCGCTGGGAGCCGGAACCCAAACGGCTTCTGTGGTTTGCCTTCACGTGGGGAGCGGCTGTCTCCATTGCGGCGACGCTCCTGATCCAACCGCTATTTGCCCTCGCGGCGCCCACCACCAGCGAGGACGCCTACAGCTACTTCATGGCCACCGTGCAGGCACCGATCGTCGAGGAGTTCAGTAAGTCGCTGGGACTCCTCCTGTTGATATTCGCCGCCCGGAAGTACTTCGACGGACCCGTTGACGGCGTCGTGTTCGCTTTCACCATCGCCGCGGGTTTCGCGTTCACCGAGAACATCCTCTATTTCGGACGGGAGATCGCTTCTTCGTCCGACCCCGGGACCGACCTTGTCCGGATCTTCATCCTCCGCGGCGTGATGTCTCCTTTTGCGCACGCAATATTCACGGGAACCACCGGCTTGATCATGGGTTTCGCGGCGAGGAAGTGGCACTCGGGGTACGCGGTTCTGGCGTTCTTCGTGGGCCTGTTGCCTGCGATGTTCCTGCATAACCGCTGGAACAGCATGGGCCAGGGATTCCTGGTTGAATACTTCGTCGTCCAGGTCCCCATCTTCCTGGTGGCCGTCCTTGGAATAGTCTTCCTTCGCATGGCCGAAGGAAAACTGACCCGTCAACGGTTG includes:
- a CDS encoding PrsW family intramembrane metalloprotease, with the translated sequence MSSNQPGRHDGQRPYPRPFVEPGANPTWIGHIQPGNYQPAPGNPAPLGNQSWAVAPQGMQRRSAGLLPLLLVGGILAFGSLLLVVPFLLGNTGLAGFIIGFIASLIPLSIVLLTVRWIDRWEPEPKRLLWFAFTWGAAVSIAATLLIQPLFALAAPTTSEDAYSYFMATVQAPIVEEFSKSLGLLLLIFAARKYFDGPVDGVVFAFTIAAGFAFTENILYFGREIASSSDPGTDLVRIFILRGVMSPFAHAIFTGTTGLIMGFAARKWHSGYAVLAFFVGLLPAMFLHNRWNSMGQGFLVEYFVVQVPIFLVAVLGIVFLRMAEGKLTRQRLLEYARAGWFTPAEVDMLATPRGRRQALGWASSRGRAAQMRAFIKAATSLAFTRQRILSGRDVHVHQHDELEQLRRIPGLRSAVLL
- the pyrR gene encoding bifunctional pyr operon transcriptional regulator/uracil phosphoribosyltransferase PyrR, yielding MTEATSAQVPSRVVLNQADIDRALTRIAHEILEANKGSRDLVLLGIPSRGYPLAVRLAHKIAAADPAVNAETIVGQLDVTMFRDDLSHQPTRPPHHTRLPLSGIDNKVVVLIDDVLYSGRTIRAALDALVDLGRPRIVRLAVLVDRGHRELPIRADHVGKNLPTSSSEKVRVHLEETDSVNGTPVNEVVIEAGK